The following DNA comes from Miscanthus floridulus cultivar M001 chromosome 5, ASM1932011v1, whole genome shotgun sequence.
ACCATGAATAATTGCTATTCATATGAACTGATCGAGTTTTATTCTCTGCATCAAATTCTGACTCCCCTAGAAAAGAGGACTGGAGATAATGAGACTGTACCAGGAGAAGCTAGAATAGCTCGTTGCAAAAATATGCTGCGTGCCCATCAGATATGTTTAAAATGTAACTACTTTTAGCAAACAATAGACATGGTTATGGTAAATAACATAATGAGAGTCACGGAAAATAAATAGAGGGAAAATATAAAAGTGCAAAAAAATGCCAGCTATTTGTTCTTTTCAAGGCATTATAACATTGAGTATTCTGAATTggtgctttggatgtatggaagTGAGGTTTGACATTCTAGATCATGTTGGATGTATGCGGTAATTTTTGGCCAGAGCTAATTTGGAAGAACACTAAAATTGTATGTTTGGAACTATTTATTGGCCCTGGGTCCATTTTTATGTGCTACATTGTTGTATTTCTAAGCTTTCTTTCTACAAATACTGAAACAAATAGGCAAAAAGTTCATCAAAACccatatatctcttctctagggATACTCTTCACCAACCTCAAGTAATCAAAACGAAATTTGAGTAAACAACTTGCAGAAAACACTGCActtactttgaattttgaaccttTTCAAACACCAAACATAAAAAACAATCAGAAGGGAAAGGTACCAATGTTAATTGATAGATCCTTCTTTTAACCTGTGTTTTGTCCAATGTAGGACCAAGATTTGTCCCCCGACGGGGTCAAAGCCTATTGCTCTTATGAATTCATCAATTACTCTCTGAGCAGTTTTGCATCCACTTTTAATCAAGCTAGTTCTAACCTGAAAGGAATGATGGCAGGTCCATTGCAATTAATAGATAGCTGACCAAGTTGACATGTGCACAACCAAAGGAAATTGAGAAGTCTATAAACATGAGCACAAGAAAAAATAAAGAACAATAATAATTGCAATAGGAAAGCATAACCTGTCTATGTATTTTTTTTGTTATGCAATGAGCATACAGAATGTTACTTGTTGACTATTTCTATTGTCCAAGAATAATGACAACACGCTATGGGCATGTCGCTGCTGCATATCACTGAGAAGCAGCATGAGAGTTGTTGGTGATAACGTCCTTGTATCTCATAAAAAAAAGTTCAGTTACTGCCGGAATAATCTGTGagtacaacaacacttaatgttaccaTCTGTTTATCCAAACCTTCAATATATTAGTGATAATGAAATGAGGCAAGGAAGTTGATCGGTGACAGGCATTCCATGAAATATAATTGGAGAGTCCAATAGAAATTATAGCAGACCTGGAGCAGAGCTTCTCATTTTTCTATATCCTCTCCCACCTCTGcctatgctcatgctcatgctggCTCCCATGTCCATGTACACCCACGCTGTAGGTCACAAGGCCCTTATGCTTGCCTGGCAAGGTTTGTTATTGGCATTAATAATCATGATTTGCTCCATAAAAATTGTGAGATAAATTGATGCCACGTTAATATTTATGATTCGATCTATCAAAATTGTGAGGTAAATCGATGCCACATAAATGGAATCACTGGCACTAAATcacttaaattttttttttgtgcaAAGGAAAGTTTTGGGCTGAGACAATGGACTGAAGGGAGATAAAATGACTGAAGAAAATCATGAATGTACATGGGCATGTCGAGTACTACTCGATGAACTGGAGCTATGGCAGTCACACAATTCTCTGCAGGTACAGAATCCAACAAATATTGAATAGCTAATTGCGTAGGCAACCGCTGTCTTATTAGTAAAAATCCCACCTAACCATGTTTACCGACTGCAAGTTACTggaataaatcatgagcaaaaatTGAATCCAAAGCTAACATGATTTCATACTCAAAGAGCACTCAACAACCGACGAGATGGCAGATCCTCCATGGCCGACCTTGACAAAGGTAGGGTTAGAGTTCGGGTTTGGGTGCTGATTTCACACATGAGGCAGAGAAGAGATGTGATgggcatacctggtgggtgctcgccGCCAGCTCAGGGCCCCGAAGAGGGAGGGGGCTATCGGGCCCCACCCGCGTCGTCGTGCCGCCCGCAGGTGGCGCCGTGGCCTCGCCGCCACCGCGGCGCCATCGTCTCGGGAGGACGGCCTCGGgagggaggacgaggaggaggcagAGGTGGAGGAGATGGAGGAGAAGGGCCTCTGCCGCCGCGCGCCGCTCGGCTGACGCCGCCGCCCTTGCTCGCATCGGGAGGATGAGGGAGACAGACTGACGGGAGAGAGAGGAAAAGAATTGGAGACGAGAAGCTGAAGCTGCTGTATATATATTTGACTGTCCGGCTTCGGACAAGAATCAGGAGAAGGTGAGGAGAAGCGGGAGAAGCTACCAGGAGGCTGAGAAGCTGTTGTACGCGAGAATCCGATTCGAGCGATCTAGGCTATCCAACGCGTGATCGGACTGGACGACGTGGAGAGTGGTTCCTTCGGAAAACCACCGTGGGCTTGTTTACGTAAATAAtttgggcctgtttggttccgtGGCCTGTTAGCAGGCTTACACAAGCTCATTTTGTACGGTGGAGGTGGCTTCCTGCAAACGACCGATCCGGTCGTTCTATCCTAGCCTGGCTCCGTCTATCTCCACGCCCGACTCTGCTCACCTGCCGACGCCCTCGCACGCACCTCCGCCCCGCCCCGCCTCCTCTGCGCTCgtcctccacgccgccggcaggCCGGCGAGCTTGCTCCTTCACCCCACCGGCCAGCGAGCCTGcttcccctcctcctccaccaccacctccccgCCGGAGCTCGCCCAGCAGGAGCTCCACCGAGGTCGCCCCGCCGGAGCTCCACCACCCcggtcctccaccaccacctccccgCCCGAGCTCGCCCcgccgctcctcctccaccacctccggCGACCGGCGAGTTGGGACTACCCTCACCGACCGGGATCTAGAGGAGGCGAGGCCTCACCAGCGGCCTCCACTGAATCGGCCTTCCCCGCCGCCTAATCGACCTCCTCCACCGCCGAATCGGCCTCCTCCTCGGTGGAGGTCCCATGCTGCGCGGCCACGCGGCAGTGGCGTGCAGCAGGGGGTGCGTGTCTCGGTGCTGCTGCGCCATCGCCGAGGTCTGCTGCCATGGTTGCCACCTCCGAGGTGTGGTTCGACTAAAGTCTTAGAAGGGGGTAAAGTTATGCAAACTAAATCAGACAAGCAAACACACCGATTGGTTAGAGCTGGCCTGTCTTAGTTTTACTGGCCAGGCTTTTATGGTCCTGTTCGTTTCTCTCgtaatccatacttttcagctttagtcggaacagtatttttctctcacaacgaatcaACTAGAACAGTGTTTCGACCGTTTTTTTAGCGAAGTGAACGGAACCACACACACCCTGTATATGTCACAACCGTTAAGCACCAAACTTTCAGGAACTGTGCCTTGTAACTTCCACATTCAGGCCATTCAAAGGAACTGTGCCTTCTAACTTACACATTCAAAGGTCTTGAGTTGCTCCCAGACTCACGAATTTCAAAATTGTGTTTCTGAGAAGTACAATCAGTGAATGTTCTGAACTTCAAATGCACATCAGAGTTAAGTTTTCTACGTTGGAAATTTGGAACTTCTGGGAAAAGAGCATGGAAGTTACAATATCTCGCATGAACCTCTGAATTTGAGGCATTAACAAGATATCTGTGGAAAGATGAACTGGAACAAATGAAAGGCTGCAGATCAGGAAATATTATAGTCACGCCTGCAGTACCACATGGAAACTGTACAGTTGATAACGACCAGCTGTTCAGCTCTGCAGACCCCATCCCAAGTCTCAAACTGGCGAGTGCAAAACCGCAAAATGTCCAGAACTTTGTAGCCCGGTAGTTGTTGCCATATTAGCAACAAGCCAAGATAACGCAAATCTGGTTCCAAGCGACAAGGATAAAGATAAGGAGGACCAAATTTTTAGAGGACTGATGCCATGTGGGTGTGGACTTGTCGGCAAGTGCAGAAAATGCGCAATTCAGCAAACAAATTCCAGCAGAGCCCACCCCTTGGCCTCTTCCAAAATCACTAATTCGCATGAAAACACAGCAATTTAAGCTCATAAGGCCTACTAAATCCGCTCGATTACTCTGGACTCGGCACCAAGTCAAACCCTAATTAACCAAAGAAAGCCCATCCGCAAATTTGACGACTCGAGAACTCACCTCCACCCTGCGTCCGGCGGCTTCATCATGCCTACATGTGCCCTCGCTTACCCGTCCTCCAGTTCCACTTGCCATCGCATTGCTGCTCTCCTGATCATCGCCGCCGGCGCCGGACTCGCTGAGGTGTGCGGGGACAGCGAAACCGTGGGGCTCTGGGCCCACTCGCACCAATAGGCTGACCCTTCCGACCAGCCCAAGCCCACCTGCCAAACAAGTTGAAGAGGCCTCCCAGGTCCGAGCCCGTTTCTCACATTGTCCAGAATGTAGGGTGGGCCGAGCTTTACGGAATATTTTCTCCTACGTTTATCTAGGTTGCTCCTAAATCAGACTTTTTACGCTTCAACTATATATTGGTATCAATATAAATCTGCTATGTAAATAAAATATATACTGAATAACATTATTCATTATGAAGATATATCTATAAATACTGATAGTCAAATTAGATAAGTTTCATCACTAAGGACAAATCACAAAGCATGACTTATATTTGAGTAAAATGTTAGCATTCCGCAGTGCATGAACTATTTTATTGTGTGTATGTCTTTCTCTCCCCCTAAAAACACTATTTTTGGCtacttatttttttttctaatttggaACCCATCACGCGGCTTGACGAGCCATATACATTATACACTCAAGGACGACGCCAACAGGGCAACAGCCCGCCGTACTTTCGGCTCgtagctgcaagcctgcaaccgCGTGCGAGCAACATCGGCCATACATGGCGACTGCCGAgcacacgtcgtcgtcgtcgttgcctTTCCGGCAGCATCGACCTGCCGGCTGGGCCACGGTCATGGCGGCAACGCTCCTTGCCCTGCTGGCCGCCTGCTTCGGCCGCTCACCTGTGGCAATGGCGCCGGACTCTTCTCCGGAGCTCATCGAGCTGACGCTCCTCACCGGCGCTCGGGAGAAGGGCGCAGGTTTGTGTTGAGCTAAAGCTAACTAATGTTCCCTCCTTATTTTCTTTCATTTTTGATGCATGCTTTATTTACATATATGCATGCGTTTTATATATATGCAGTGTGCTTGGATGGAAGCCCGCCGGGTTACCACTTCCAGAGAGGCTTCGGCTCCGGATCCCGCAGCTGGATCGTCTATCTTCAGGTGACTGACCCattcattttcctttttcagCTGCAATTTGGTACGTACGTCTTAATTCCTCAAAAAAAAACATAGTACGTCTTCATGAACGTAAGATTAGATAATAATCCGATGTTCTGCACGGTTGCTTTTTTTCGCGATCGTACCGTGAGGCCGGTACTGATGTTCTGCACGGTTCCTGAATCCTGATAGGCTGATACTGATCGTAAACTGGATTTGCTTCCTTCTTATATGACGTAGCAGTGCTCCTGTGctattttttccaaaaaaaactcAGGGAGGAGCTTGGTGCAGCAGTGATAACACCACAGAAACTTGTTCTGAGCGTAAAATGACCTCCTATGGTTCGTCCAAGCTTATGGAAGCAATGACCTTTGATGGGATATTCAGTAACCAGCAGCCACAAAATCCCGGTAAGTGCACTACTAGTCAGCTTTAGATAGTTTTCCAGTTTCCATGCCCATAGTATTCGTTTCGGCGAAACTTCTGAATTAATTTAGTTTCCTCAGCCTGCTCAACGTGTCTTTTCACTAATTTTAGCTGGCTCCTGAACTGTGAACTGTGATCAGATTTCTACAACTGGAATAAAGTCTTTGTAAGGTATTGCGATGGGGCATCATTTTCTGGGGACGCGGAGGGTGAAGCACAGCTGACTTTTCTAGATTTGTAGTTTGAGCTGCGTATCTAATATAAATTCTTGAAACTGACCCTGGCTTTGATTGACGTAGGATGGAACTAAACTGTTCTTCAGAGGATCGCGCATCTGGGACGCAGTCGTCGATGAACTCATGGGAAAAGGGATGGACACTGCTAAACAGGTTAATTTAACCATTGATTTCTCATATTCTGCAACAAGCGCCTTCTGGCACGACAACCACTTAGTTGTGAATTGTGTGATCAATCAGAGCCATGGCCAACTCCATTTTGCCGGACACTTTTCAGGCCTTGCTTGCAGGCTGTTCTGCTGGTGGTCTAGCTACACTAGTGCACTGCGATAATTTTCGTGCAAGATTTCCTCAGGAGGTTCCGGTCAAATGCCTTCCTGATGGTGGATTCTTTCTTGATGTGTAAGTCTCTGGAGGTTAGCTAGCGTACCCCACTAGCGAAATAACACTGTACTTGAACTAAATGAAGCATGTGTTTTCCTCACCAGAAAGGATTTATCAGGAGAAAGGTATATGCGATCGATCTTCAACGGAGTTGTTCAGCTTCAGGTTAGCTGTGGAGCGGGGTTCCTCACCTTCTGCATCTTTTCAGTTTTGGAATCCATGAGATCGAACTGTTTCACACGTGCAGCTCGGCACTAAATGGTGATTGAGTTTTTCTTTCTCTGAATTCTGTTGCAGAATGTTAGCAAAGTTTTGCCCAAGGACTGCCTGGCAAAGAAGGATCCAACAGAGGTACGTAGCTGTTCACTCTCTCTACGGGATTCAGTTCTCGTTGATATGCTGCCAAGCTCATTTTCCAACATGTTTTCTTAATTTGCTCCCAGTGTTTCTTCCCTGCTGAACTTATCAAGAGCATCAGCACCCCCACGTTTATTGTGAACTCAGAATATGATGCTTGGCAGGTGAGGTGATTACAATCTTATTAATTACTTCTTCTACTGGTCAGTTTGGTAACATCCTACCTGCTGTAACGGTGTAAGCCTGTAAACTTGATGTGCTTGTACTCTCCAGATTGCAAATGTTGTTGCGCCAGACGGATCGTATCCTGGAGACACATGGTCGAACTGCAGAGCTAATATTCGGAACTGCAGTTCCAAGCAGATCGATGTGCTGCATGGTTAATTAGCCTAGCTTCCCGATCTCTTCTGTTTCGACCTCCATTGGGTGACCGTCCTGACCTCTGTGATGTGAAATGTGCCGTGTGTTGCAGGATTCAGGAGGGAATTCATCAGGGAGCTGAAGGTTGCTGAAGGTGAACGGGACTGGGGGCTGTTCATCGATTCACGCTACACCCACTGCCAGACTCAATCGAGCGACTCATGGCACTCGCCCACCTCCCCATGGCTTGCTAATCAGGTGAGGTTTTAATTAATCACTGAACTAGTGAACCGTACTGTAACAGCCTCTCTGGTGCGGCCTCGTCCGTTGCTTGGACTGACGGTTGGCATCTTCTGATTTCAAATTTTTGGAGTGGAGCAGACTGTTGCAGAGGTTGTTGGGGACTGGTACTTCGGCAGAAGGCGACTGCTGAAACAGCGCCCTGTTTGCttggtttttttttttacttataagccgtattttttcagccaacgaatagtatttttctctcacatcaaatcagtcaaccgtactttcagtcatgacttatcagccaaacaagcccaaacgaacagggcgcagATCAACTGCAAGTACCCGTGCAACCCAACATTGGTCCGGGCCGAGATTTATGGGAGTCTTTGTTTGCTCCACCATCCCATAATTGTTTTGGCGCGGTTCTTATCCGAAGAACCCTTGCCTTTTGTTTACCTTGAGACTCGATTACGGTAGACGCTCTTGAGTTCTTGTAAATAAGTGGAATTTTGAGCATCCTAATTGCCAAGTGAAAATGACAGTGAATAAAGGATAATAAAACGGTAATGCTACCATTAAGATGTCTGGAAGGCCGAACGTCTCGTTCCACTCATTGCTGCATGTGCCACTTgtctaaaaaaacaaaattaactCCCTAATGCCCGCAGATCTGGCGGCCCTCTCCCCTACCCCGACGAGATCCATGGAGTAGAAGCGAGATCCACTCATCTTTGGCGAGATCCTTGGAGGTGTCGCGGCAATATTGCAGGGGAGTGGGCGACTCTCTTCCACCCTGGTGCGGCGTCCTCTCTCACACTGGCGACCGAGCTCCTCCAACTCGGTGGCATGGCGCTCCTCGCCCCCCATCCCCCATCGTCGCCACCAAAGGCAAGGCCGGTACTGGTGGCGCTGCTCGTGCATCGCCGCTCACCGTCGGCTCCGACTCCGACGGCTAGAATCGACCGGCCCAGGCTTCCGCTCCACTATATTGTAAatgtatgtttcaggtgtttcaaccgttttaaaggtatgttgcacttgtttcttatggatgttgcaaaagtaaatcgggggatgttgcacatgttacttgggttgcaaatgtttcagaagcatgttgtgTTTCATCTGTtcccagacgtatgttgcaatcatttttttatctggatgtgcatttgttttcacacatatgttgcaacaatatgttctaaatgtttcacctgttttCAGTTTTATGTTGTAGTAAGTGTTTTTTCATGTTGTAATTGTTTtatccggatgttgcatatgtttcatcacATGTTGCCagcgtatgttccaaatattttatttgtttcaaatgtatgttgcaagtgcgcAGACCGCTAGCGTCGGTGTCTATGAGGGCGGGTAGGGCCAAGCCGCGGCTACCGACATGTGGAGGAGGCGCAGGGCGCCACCGGCGGTGTAGAGAGGATGCACAGGGCGCGCAGTGCTGTTGTGGAAGAGGTGGGGGCGAGTCTTCCGAGCGGCTTGGAAGAGATGGGCGCCACGCGCGGTGTGGAAGAGGTGGGGACGAGTCATCCGAGCAGCATGGGCAGCGCATCCGAAGCGACGATTCGGTTGCAAGCGTGGGAGACGAAGCTGGCGCAGGCGACGCGTGAATTCGAATAGGGCCACGTTTAGTTCGCTGCCGAATCGGCGTTTGTACAGTGTTCGATGTGGCGGCGAacactatagcactttcgtttgtatttggtaataattgtccaaacattgactaattaggctcaaaacgttcgtctcgcaaagtacaatcaaactgtgtaattcgtttttgatttcgtctacatttaatactctatgcatgtatcgtaattttgatgtgacggagaatcttctttttatgTAGTACCAAATTCTGGAATCTGAcgaaactaaacatggcctagatAGGGCGAAGCAGCCGTGGGCATCTGGACGGACCCAGGCGTCCAGACGTCCGGACGCTGGTGCGGCCAAACAGCAGCGATTTTCAGGTTTCACAGTTTCCTTTGTTTACTGAACGGGCGTTTTCACACAACACTCGTGTTGTTTTCCCGCGCCAACTTGGGTGGACAGTAGTAGTCCGATCGAGCGGGCCCAGTACCCAATACTCACGGCCATGGGCCCATGGCAGCTTATGCTATCTTCCTGTGTCGCGCTGGCCGTGCTCGGCCCGGCCTGCCGACCCGCCATGATGCGACGTTGATGGCCTGATGCTGCACAGCCTGCCTGGAGCGTGCCCCCCCGCGAACCCGCACCCGCACCCAGAATTTGTCGCGTTTTCTTCGGCCGGTTCGGAGGTTTCTAGGCTTCCTGGGACCATGGTCCATGGACAAGCAAGCAGCTGCGAGTCTGGAACGGCACAGGGCACACGGCAGGGACACCGACCGATTCTGTGTCAAAAGTAATCTCCGGCCGTGAGACTCGTCACCGGAAGAGGCGGAAGATGTGAAGAGCATGCAGATGCAGTCGCTAAACCCCGGTCGACGTGAATAGCTGCAGCGGACCAGCCAGTTTTCTCGTCGCTCGTCACGCAGAAAAAAGGACGTAGTAGATGTACAGGGTATGGCGCTTAAGCGCATGTACTCCGATTAAACCGTTTGTCACGCTTATGACATCTAATAAATTATTGTACTGTCCTGAATCCATTGAGCTCGCTTTGCTTGAACGAAAATGTTTCTATTCTCAAGGACATTTTACAGGCATCGACATCAACTTcatttgctttgaaatttttctaGTTTTGTGGTAGCCCATAATCCACGTTCTTGTAATCTTGTTGCTCACAGCTTAGCTGCCCTAGGGACAAAGTAATGTTCAGGTACTAATCCTATTATGGATAGTATTCCACCTTGTATTGACGTTTTGGTGGCCAATGATTTGGCATCAGGTTACGAGTAATGGGGATTGCCTTCCATGTTCAAAAAAAATTGTTGAAACGTACATTACATGATAACAAGTCATGTTTTTGTTTCGTTAAAAATTCGAATTCACTACAATAATTATCCATAGAGCAAACAAGTAAATAGTCCCTGTAATTGTAAAGTGGGCAAGTGGCTAGACTCTGTTGTAAAACTTTCCCCTTTCATTTAATTT
Coding sequences within:
- the LOC136455456 gene encoding pectin acetylesterase 5-like codes for the protein MATAEHTSSSSLPFRQHRPAGWATVMAATLLALLAACFGRSPVAMAPDSSPELIELTLLTGAREKGAVCLDGSPPGYHFQRGFGSGSRSWIVYLQGGAWCSSDNTTETCSERKMTSYGSSKLMEAMTFDGIFSNQQPQNPDFYNWNKVFVRYCDGASFSGDAEGEAQDGTKLFFRGSRIWDAVVDELMGKGMDTAKQALLAGCSAGGLATLVHCDNFRARFPQEVPVKCLPDGGFFLDVKDLSGERYMRSIFNGVVQLQNVSKVLPKDCLAKKDPTECFFPAELIKSISTPTFIVNSEYDAWQIANVVAPDGSYPGDTWSNCRANIRNCSSKQIDVLHGFRREFIRELKVAEGERDWGLFIDSRYTHCQTQSSDSWHSPTSPWLANQTVAEVVGDWYFGRRRLLKQRPINCKYPCNPTLVRAEIYGSLCLLHHPIIVLARFLSEEPLPFVYLETRLR